The DNA region CGAGTCACTATTTCTATATGATAAACTTGGTTACTGTCTACCCCTTCAATATAGAACTTTTCTGTCCCTAAATATTCATCCTTATCACTTTTCACTTTAATTGATACAACTTCATCATTACGTAAATTATCTAATTGAGCACTTAAATCTACAGATGGTATAGCGGAGGATGCGTCCACATATTGACTAAATGTACTTGTTCCATTATCTGTTTCATAGTCTCCTAGATTTACATGTTCAAGACTATCCTTATTTTGTGATATGTAAACTTCATAGTACACATCCTGTGCTGCTTTACCAACAGGCTTTAACATGTATTCCTCGAAATTACGAATATCAGCTATATCCCATCCCAATTCAAACTTAATATTACTAGTACCTGTCATAATGTTTTCGTGTTGAATATTCGTTACACTAGGTACGCCCACTTCTGTATGTGATAAACTTAATCCTTTTGCTATGGATAAATTACTATAAGAACCATCTTCATAATCAGCATCAGTATCCGTATTGCGCATATAGACTGTTCGCATTCTTAAGAAGTTTACATTAGGTAATTCTTTAATACCATCATACTCGATATCACCAGCTCTTAAAACCGGGGTATATGTACCTGCTTCAATCTGTTCATCGCTGCTAACATCATATACCTTCATCCATCCTTCATCTGGATCGGTTTCTTCTGATTTGAATACAACATCATCTACTCTAAAAGTGTTGTTATCATCATTATAACCATTAACATAATAATGCTCATTACTTCCTGAAGAAGTACCTGACTCTTCGGTTACCTCAACATCTCCACTTCCATTAATACTCACTTTAAATACTTTTATAATATCAAAAGATTTAGATCCCGTTCCATTCTTTGGTTCTTCATTAATTAATAACTCATAATACAAATCGCCAGTACCAAGTAACTCCATGAGTAACTCTTCTTCTGGTGCTTTCCATGTTACATCTATCGTAATCTGAGCAGGTGGGTCCTCCACTGATCCTGTTTCTGAAGGCAAAACTTTTATATCGGAGATGTCTTCTATCTTTGTTATCGATGGCGGAACCAGTTCATCAGGCTGTGAAGTGTAATGGAGTAATTGTGTGTATAGCTTACGAGAATTTTCTTGTCCATCAAAGGATATCTTTATCTTATAGTAAAGCCCACTTCCACCTTCAAACTTAACGGGTATATAGAGTTTACCTTCATAAGGGTCTGTTCCAATCTCATGTGTATAAGTCAACCATTTCTCTGTATCAATTTCCTCCCCATCAATCAACCAAGCTTTTTCAGGTGAAATGTACACATCATATTTAATCACATCATCCTCTATCCCTTGATAAGGCGTTACTTCTAGGTAAGCTTCATCTATACTCTCACGCTTAATCACATATTCCAAATAGGTATATGCATAACCTCCATCGGGGATGTAAGTCATAAATTGAACATTAGGAGTCTCATCATTACCATCACCATCATAGTCAAACGGCGATCTGTCAAAATTATTTTCTTCGTCAGCACCATCAACCTTTTTAATATAAACCTCAACCTCATAGATTGTACTTGACTTCAAGTCACTCCAGTAAACATACTCATCACTAGATGAAACATCTGCTACAGTACTATCCGCCACTAGCTTAGTTGTATATGTATGAAGTCCGTCCACATTATAAAATGGATTAAGGGCATCATCTTTATTCAGATCTATAGATAAGGAGGTAGATATACCATCAGAGCCATATTCTGAAATATAAAAATTCCCTACAATGTTGTTTGAATCAAAGAGTGTAGAATCTTCTTCATATTGATTGGTTGAATAATTCCAAATCATTGGATGATTAAAAGTAAGATCGAAACCAGGACTAGCTCCTGGTTGCATGCCTGCTGCAGTATCTACATCTTCAAGAATGGTTTTATTATTAATACCACCATCAACATAATAATGAGTTGGTTTAATTGCAAATCCATCTAATTTAGTTAAAACTTCTATGATGTAAGGTCCTTTAGTTGTACTATCATTACTTGTATAGGACAATATAAATGGAGTTACTTTACCAGGCTCAATACCATCCGTTTGAAAATAAAAACGATCATTTGTATCTTCCCACATAAAATGTACAGTTTTACTATTCATTTTAAAGGTTGCACCTGGATATAAAGATCCTTTTGTAATATCTTCAAAAAGAACAGCAGGATCTTCAGTTGTCAAAGTTACTGATGATCCCGTAGTCACAAAGGGCAAACCAGATGTTACATCAACAAGATTCGGGGAAGCATCTTCTAATAGAAAGTTCACAGGTGTGGTCTTATAATCTACCTCTTGATAATCAGAGGATATGTTATGGGTTATATTATTCCAATCACTTCCATCATATTGATAGACTCTATAATATAGATCCAAAGTATTATCATCTTTTTTCTTAACAGTTACTTCTACTTTACTATTATCTTTTAGAAAGTAATCCAGTATGTAGTCACCTGTTTCTTCAAAGTCCCAATAGAATAAAGCTTTATCATCTTGAGTTTCTGATTGAATTTCTAACCTATTGGTTAAGCCAGAACCTTGCTGCCAACGGTAGTCAATCTCACTTGCTGCTTGAACTTTCATTGTATGCATATTAACCATCTGCATCATAAGACTGAGACAAACTATTAATGCCATTACTCTTGTCCTTAAATTTCTAGACACCATCATCATTCCTCCTACATACATCACTAAAAGCAATCCCTATTCCACATATTTAAACAGGCATTGCTCTTCTTTCCATTTAGTTTTCCTATTGTATATTAAACATATTGAACTTAATTGATAAAACAGCTAACAACCGAGTTCTATATGTTTTCCTTGGTTGTAAAATTAATTCTTAGTCAATAGTACGCGATTTAATACTATAATATAAGTCAACTAATATATCGGCTATATTGAGGCTTTTCTTAACTTCTCGGTTAAAAATCTTCAAGTAAATCCTTGGTCCAAATAACACGTGATAATAAGGACATTTCTTGATCTTTATCTAATGTCATTATAGATGCTAGGCTTTCTAGTTCCCATTCATAAGAAATAAAAAAATAAGTGATATCCTCCAGCTGAAATGTTAAGTTAAAATTCTTACTTTGGTTATGATTAAACTGGCTTTGAATTTCCTTTAGGTTCTTAGAAAATATGCTAGGGAAATAGCTTGCCTCACATAACGCTTCATATGGCGGTATGTAGCGCCACTCCCTTTCATTGTAAAATTGAACAAAATCCTTAGTTGTATCATAACCATCATAACTTTTAATGTACCAACTGAAATACTTCATGCGCTCTAATAGTGTCTCATCACCAATGTTATTAGCTTTCTTTAGTACAACATCAAATGCATTTTCTTTGGATGGATTAATTGCTTCATACATAACCGGTGAAATACTTTGCTTAGCAGCCCACTCCTTTCTTAAACCTACTCCATAATTGCCGTATTTCTTTATGTGTTCCCCCATTTGCGATAGAGGTAAATCACAAAAGCATACCATAGGAATAGCTATTTCCTCTTGCTTCCTTTTTTCAATGACGCATCGTGGTTTAAAGCAGTTATTCTCTATAATATCTCTAAGTTTCTCAAAGCTATCTGTAAAGTGAAAAACTGATCCAGCACTTATTCTCCCCATCCCATCTATCCTTTCAACATAACTATGATTATAACTCCTTATCGACTATTGCTATGTATTATCTGTGTTTACATGTAATTTATGTATTCTAATATATTTTTCATGCAACCGGTTGACTAATTTCATAAATTATTATAACATTGAGAATAGGTAGATCATATGTATCTCTAAAAACAAGAAAAGTGACTAGCGTCACGTTTCAAGTATGTGCAAGAAAGTATGGTACCTTGCGAGCAAAACGCAGTACTTTCTTACACTATAAAAAAATGTTGCAGAAGGATTTTAATATTAAGCAATACGTTATATACTATATGTAAGTCCATAAAACATCAATAAACGCTAATAAAACTAGGGAGGAAATAGGATGATTACAAGAGAAGCAATTTATCATGTGCCTAAGGGTAGTTACTGCTATGCATACGATGAAAATACCATGCACATTAAACTGAGGACAAAGAAAGATGATTGTGACCAAGTCTTTTTAGCTTATGGCGATCCTTATAACTGGGTTACAGAAGAAGTCGATGGTAAAAAAGAAAATCGCTGGGATAAAGATGAAATTCCCATGGAAAAAGTAGGAACAACTCAACTTTATGATTATTGGTTTATAGCAATCCAACCAGAGAGAAAGCGACTACGCTACGGTTTTTTATGCAAAAATGCAACCGATTGCGTCTTCTATGGCGATAATGGTATCTATGAAGTTGAAAATGGCCAATCAGCTGATGATACTTCAGAATACATTGCCTTTCCCTATATGAACCCTGTCGATATTTTCCAAGGTCCTGAATGGGTTAAAGATACTGTATGGTATCAAATCTTTCCTGAACGTTTCTGTAACGGTAACAAAGAAAATGATCCTGAGGGAGCTCTTCCTTGGGGCAGTACCGAACCAACCCCAAATAACTTCTTTGGTGGAGATTTAGAAGGTATCATTAATAAATTAGATTATCTTAAAGACTTAGGTGTTACTGGTGTCTATTTCACACCTCTTTTCGTATCACCAAGTAATCATAAATATGATACAACTGACTATATGGAAATCGACCCTAGCTTTGGTACAAAAGAAGTTCTCAAAAAGCTTATTGAAGAAGCACATAAACGTGGCATTAAAGTCATGTTAGATGCTGTTTATAATCATGCAGGTTGGACATTCGGACCATGGCAAGATGTTCTTAAAAATGGTGAGCAATCTAAATATAAAGATTGGTTCTATATTAACCGTTTCCCATTATTCCCTAAGGGTATCGATCCTTTTAACTTGCCAGCGCATGGTGAAGGTGACTATAGAGATCTAGGATATGATACTTTTGCGTATACACCTTTTATGCCAAAATTCAATACAGAGAACCCTGAAGTTAGACAATATTTATTAGATGTATCCACTTACTATGCAAAGGAATTCAATATTGATGCTTGGCGCTTAGATGTAGCCAATGAAATTTCTCATGATTTTTGGAAAGACTTTAGAAAAGCTGTAAAAGCTGTAAACCCTGATCTTTATATTGTAGGAGAAGTGTGGCATGAATCAAGCGCCTGGTTACGCGGCGATCAATTTGACTCAGTAATGAATTATCCTCTTGGTAACGCCATCATTAACTTCTTAGCTAAGGGTAAAATTGATGCTGAGGAATTTGGTGATAGACTTGTTGACCAAATGCATCGTTACAGTGAAAACATCAATGAAGTCATGTTCAATTTATTAGATAGTCATGATACACCACGCTTGTTAACACAATGCAAAAATAATAAAGACACCTTTAAATTAGCCTATGTGATTCAGCTTTCTCAAATGGGATCACCTTGTATTTATTACGGAACAGAAATCGGCTTAGATGGTGAGCATGACCCAGGCTGTAGAAAATGCATGATTTGGGATAAAGAAAAGCAAGATCGTAAGATATTCAAACATATGCAAACCTTACTACAACTTCGCAAGGACTATCCTGCTATATGTCGTGGTAGCCTTCATATCATGGATACAGATGCTAAAAAGAATGTCATTACGTATATGAAACAATATAAAGGTGAAAAAGTATACTACTTGATCAACAATAACTCTGAGAAGAATACAATTACTTTACCGCAAGAATTAGTTGATCAAAAAGTTAAAGACCTATATAATGGGAAGGATTTATCTCTAGATATATCTTTAACTTTAGAAGCTTATGGTTTTAAAATAATTAAATTATAGTCACTATAATCAAGTCTAAAAAGACAAAAATGGATTACCCATTTTTGTCTTTTTTAATATTTCTTAGGTTATACTATCGATACCAAGAATCCTGTCACCAATAGTGATAATTACCTTCGTTCCTTTACCAACCACTGAATTTACTTGAATCCCATAATCTTCACCATAATAAAGTTTAATTCTTTTATCAACGTTTTTTATACCAACACCGCCTAGTTTTACACCTTGATCTTCTTTACTCTGATTCATTTTCCCAGGATTAAATCCTTCTCCATTATCCTCTATGGTAAAAATTATCTTATGTCCTTTTCTCATGGCGTTGACTGTAATCTGTCCACCATTTTCTAATCCTCTTATACCATGGTAGATAGCATTTTCTACTATAGGCTGCAGGATAATTTTAGGGATTTTAACCTCTTCTAAATCCTCTTCATAATCAAGCTGGTAATTAAGTTTTTCTCCATAACGTTCTTTTTGTATAAATAGGTATTGACTAACATGTAAAAATTCATTATGGATGGTTGTTAATTCACTTCCGCCACTTAATGATAATCTGAAAAATTGAGCTAAAGCCTTCGTAATAGCAATGACTTTCTCACTGTCATTGAATTCAGCCATCCAGACAATGGTATCTAAAGTGTTGTATAAGAAATGAGGGTTAATCTGGCTATGAAGTACTTTAAGTTCATATTCACGTAAGTACCTTTCTTTATGTGCAATCTCATCCATAAGTTCTTCTATTCTCGCTACCATTTTATTAAAGTGGTTCCCTAGGCTTCTAGCCTCAAAGCATCCTTTTTCTGTGATTTCTACTTTTTGAAGTCCCTTTTCTATATCTACCATTGCTTTTTCTAACTTATTGATAGGATCAGTGATACGACCTGCAAAAAATGTACCACTAAAAGCCACCCCTATAAGAAGCAATATGCTCACGATAATCAACGTTTCAATTAACTGCCTTTTAATATCTTCCAAACTATCTAAGGAGGAAACACCTATCAGTGTCCAATCTGCATTCTTTAAATGGTACGGCTGAACTAATATTTTATTTTCTACATCATAACCTTTCGCCATCGTACTTAATTCTATAAGCTCGTCTTGCAATTTTATATCTGTAAAATAGGCTGGGTCTTTATGATAAACTACATGTCCCTCATCATTGATAATAAAGGCACAACCATCCCTTCCAAGATCTAGATCATTAAGATAGTCTTCTATTACTTTATACTGAATATCAAGAAGAAGTACACCAATATTGCTTCCCTGTTCATCCTTAATCTCTCGGCTAAGTGAAATAACCCAATTTTCTTTATCCATGGAAAAATTCTGCATCCTAGCCGATGTTAACACAGGCATTTCATTATAAATAGCTGCTACATACCAGCTTTCTTTCATCATATCATTGGACATAGACATATGAAGACTCTTTTCATTAGACATGATTCTTCCATCTTTTCCTACCATAATAATGGATTGGATGAAAGGGTCCGTTTCCATGGATGTTTCTATCATTGCCATGATGTTTTTACCAGCCTCTTCATTCTCCTCAGAAATTTTAAAATAATTAATTGTATCTGGATCCTTAGCTAATATGAATGATAATGCTTTTAGTCGCTCTAAGTAAAGATCAATATAATCACTGCTTTTTTGTATAGCAGTCTCTGTAGCATTTAATGACTCCTTCAAAACAATACCAGATATACTAAAGTAAAGAATAACCCCAATTAAGAGAATTGTAAGAAGACCAGCACCTAATGAATAGGCAGCTATTTGCACGCGTATTTTTTTTAAGAAGTTGCCTCTCATTGGCTTCACTCCTTTACCTTTTCTCTGTATTTCCCCGGGGATTCACCGTACCACTTTTTAAAACAAGCACTGAAATAATTAGGATCTTGAAAACCAATAATCTCGGCTATTTCATAGTTTTTCATCTCTGTACTTAATAAAAGTATTTTTGCTCGCTCCATCCGATTGCTTAATACGTATTCTTTAAAAGACACATTAAAGAGCTTCTTAAAAAGTCCACTGAGATAACCCACACTTAGCCCCATTTGATCAGCTAAAAAGACTAAATTCAGATTGCTATTAGAAATGTTCTCTTCAATTAGCTGATGTAACTTAGCTTGATAACCGCAATCTTCTTTTACACCAGAACTATTGGCTAAGTCCTTAATAACTGTCTTCACTTCATCATCTACTTTTTCATTTCTAATCTTTGTAATCAAATTTTGCAATAACTCATAGATGTCTTTCTTAGAAACAGGTTTTAGTATGTAATCATCTACGCCTGTTTTCAAAGCCGCCACTGCATAATCAAAATAGTCATAACCAGTAATAAAAGCAATCTTTACATTTTCCTTTATTCCTTTTGACTTGGCAGCAAATTCTAATCCATTCATCTTAGGCATGTTAATATCAGCTAGAACCAAATCAGGCAGCTCTCTTTTAAATATTTGAAGGGCTTCTTCACCGTTTGAAGCTTCATATACCTTATCTATAGATAATGCTTCAAAATCTATAAAAGTCTGTATCCCTCTACGAACAATAGGTTCATCATCCACAATCAGTAACTTATAAATAACCCCCACCTCTTTTCATTACCGCACAATAATTCCAAAAGAAAAGGATTGTTACTTAACAACCCTTTTCTTTATTATATACACATTATCACTTTGTTACAAGTTGAATAAGATCTTCATAACCGTTCTCAGCCATTTCATCTACTGGAACAAATCGAATAGAAGCACTGTTAATACAGTAACGTTTCCCACCTTGATCTTTTGGTCCATCATCAAAAACATGGCCAAGATGACTATCACCAACACGGCTTTTTACTTCAGTACGAATCATATTAAAACTTTCATCAACTGTATAATTAACCACTTCAGCTACTATTGGTTTTGTGAAACTTGGCCATCCACATCCTGAATCATACTTATCTTTTGATGTAAATAACGGTTCCCCTGTTGCTACATCCACGTAGATGCCAGGCTCTTTACTATCCCAATACTCGTTCGTAAAAGCTCTTTCTGTATCGTTTAACTGTGTTACTCGGTATTGTATATCTGTTAATTTCTCTTTTAACACTTCATCACTTGGTTTGGTATATTTTGCTGGATCGATATAAACCGCCTCCTCTAGATGACTAAAATCTATATGACAATAGCCATTTGGATTTTTCTCTAAATAATCTTGATGATATTCCTCTGCTAAGTAGTAATGGTTAAGAATTTCTACTTCCGTAACGATAGGTTTATCATGTTTTTCCTGTTCACTTGCTATAACCTTTTCAATAATAGGAAGATCCTTCTCATCTCTATAATAGATACCTGTTCGATACTGCTCACCACGATCATTACCTTGTTTATTTAAACTCGTTGGATCAATAACTTTAAAGAAAGAGGTTAATAGTGTCTCTAAATTAACCTTTTGGGGATCATACTTAACATGAACCGTTTCCACATGACCTGAACCATAAATAACATCCTGATAAGAAGGATCTTCCGTATTACCATTAGCATATCCAGAAGTTACATCGTATACTCCATAGATCCGTGACATATAAGCTTCAACTCCCCAGAAACAACCTCCTGCCAACCAAATTTCCTCAAACTGGCTATCACTAAAATCAACATGTTCATTTGGGTTACTAGGTATAGGAGATGGATCATGAGCAACAGCTGAAACAAAACTATTATCCATATCCCCAGTTGATAAAGGATCATCCTCAGCTAAAAATCTATGGGCAAATACCATTAATCCTATCCCAATCACAATTACTAATCCTACAGTAATAATGGCTTTCATTATTCCAACCACCTTTCTATGAACGAACTTTGAATATCATCATTTATATTTTTATATCTACAGCTCAGCTGAAGCAGGACGCTGAATCTGAGCGTTAGACAAATTTTATCGAAATGTATTTAGAAAATCTTGAAAGTACATCGCCATACTGCAATATAAATATTCACCAGCGGCAACCCAAGAAATATATATCTTCAGATACGATAGATATTTAATATATCTCCTCAAAACTACTCTTAATCTGCTCATTCCCATTATGCCCTGGAAGAGTCTTAACCAAAATACCATCTGACCCAATGTATACAGAAGTTGGATAACCTCTTACACCATAAGCCTTACTAATCTCTCCACCTTCATCTAAAAGTACTGTAATATTTTCCACACCCTCAAGTCCAGCAAACCAGTTCACAAAATCTTCTACACTTTGCTCCCCTTTATGCCCTGGCGATACAACAGTTAACACTTTAAAATCATTATCTTCACCAGATAGTGTGTTTAACTCATCAAGACCAGCTAAGCAAATGGAGCACCAAGATGCCCAGAACTTCACATAAACTTTCTCTCCATTATAGTCTGATAGGGCATGGGTATTACCATCCAGATCTTGAAGACTAAAGAGTGTTGCTTCTCGTCCCTTATTCATAACCTGTTCTTCCATTTGATCATCAGACATATTGTCATCTTTCATTTCGTCATTTTCCATTTTATCCTCAGACATGTTGTCATCCTTCATTTCGTCATTTTTCATTTCATCCTCAGACATCTTATCATCTTTCATTTGATCTTCCATTTTGTCTTCTGATTTATGGTCGTCTTTCATCTTATCTGAATTAGTATGATTCATTGTATCTTCTTGTTTCATTTGTGTTTGCTTTGTACACCCCACTACTCCCAAAACAACTATAAGAGCAACCACCAATACTTTTAACCTTTTCATAATTAATTCTCCTTTCATTCTACAATTCAACTAAATTTTATTTGTTATCGATATTTACATCGATTATCTACTCAAATAATGCGACGATCATGTTCAAACTATCTGTCATAAGCAAGATCCCCATAAAGATAATAATGATACCACCAACTATTCGAATCTTTCCCATATGCTTATTTAGTTTTCTCACATGTCTTAAAAGTAGGTCTGAGAAAATTGAGATAACTAGGAAAGGGATCATAAGACCAAGTGCGTAAACGAACATAAGCCACGCTCCATAGACAGCCTGCCCTTCAATAGCTGATAACCCTAGTACCGCTCCAAGTACTGGTCCAATACATGGTGTCCATCCAAAACTAAATGTAAACCCTAAAAGATAAGTACCTAGTAAGTCACTTCTTTTACTTCGCTTTAAGTCTAACTTCTTCTCTCTTTCCAAAAAATGAAGCTTAAAAAGTCCTGTTTGATGCATTCCTAGTAGAATAACGACAGAACCACTAACAACGAAAAAAATACGACTATTGAGGAAAGCGCCTAAGGCACCAGCGCCAAAACCAAGAATTACAAAACTAGTGGAAAGTCCTCCAACAAAGATCATTGTTCTTAATACTACACGAGGATTAATCAATAACTTGCCTATTCGAATACCCTTAATCTCCTTTTCACCATCTTCTCCTCCAAAATAAGAAATATACACCGGTAGGAGAGGCAAAATACAAGG from Vallitalea okinawensis includes:
- a CDS encoding cytochrome c biogenesis CcdA family protein, which codes for MAGEQIFISTVFIAGLLSFFSPCILPLLPVYISYFGGEDGEKEIKGIRIGKLLINPRVVLRTMIFVGGLSTSFVILGFGAGALGAFLNSRIFFVVSGSVVILLGMHQTGLFKLHFLEREKKLDLKRSKRSDLLGTYLLGFTFSFGWTPCIGPVLGAVLGLSAIEGQAVYGAWLMFVYALGLMIPFLVISIFSDLLLRHVRKLNKHMGKIRIVGGIIIIFMGILLMTDSLNMIVALFE
- the msrB gene encoding peptide-methionine (R)-S-oxide reductase MsrB, producing MKAIITVGLVIVIGIGLMVFAHRFLAEDDPLSTGDMDNSFVSAVAHDPSPIPSNPNEHVDFSDSQFEEIWLAGGCFWGVEAYMSRIYGVYDVTSGYANGNTEDPSYQDVIYGSGHVETVHVKYDPQKVNLETLLTSFFKVIDPTSLNKQGNDRGEQYRTGIYYRDEKDLPIIEKVIASEQEKHDKPIVTEVEILNHYYLAEEYHQDYLEKNPNGYCHIDFSHLEEAVYIDPAKYTKPSDEVLKEKLTDIQYRVTQLNDTERAFTNEYWDSKEPGIYVDVATGEPLFTSKDKYDSGCGWPSFTKPIVAEVVNYTVDESFNMIRTEVKSRVGDSHLGHVFDDGPKDQGGKRYCINSASIRFVPVDEMAENGYEDLIQLVTK
- a CDS encoding sensor histidine kinase gives rise to the protein MRGNFLKKIRVQIAAYSLGAGLLTILLIGVILYFSISGIVLKESLNATETAIQKSSDYIDLYLERLKALSFILAKDPDTINYFKISEENEEAGKNIMAMIETSMETDPFIQSIIMVGKDGRIMSNEKSLHMSMSNDMMKESWYVAAIYNEMPVLTSARMQNFSMDKENWVISLSREIKDEQGSNIGVLLLDIQYKVIEDYLNDLDLGRDGCAFIINDEGHVVYHKDPAYFTDIKLQDELIELSTMAKGYDVENKILVQPYHLKNADWTLIGVSSLDSLEDIKRQLIETLIIVSILLLIGVAFSGTFFAGRITDPINKLEKAMVDIEKGLQKVEITEKGCFEARSLGNHFNKMVARIEELMDEIAHKERYLREYELKVLHSQINPHFLYNTLDTIVWMAEFNDSEKVIAITKALAQFFRLSLSGGSELTTIHNEFLHVSQYLFIQKERYGEKLNYQLDYEEDLEEVKIPKIILQPIVENAIYHGIRGLENGGQITVNAMRKGHKIIFTIEDNGEGFNPGKMNQSKEDQGVKLGGVGIKNVDKRIKLYYGEDYGIQVNSVVGKGTKVIITIGDRILGIDSIT
- a CDS encoding response regulator transcription factor, whose protein sequence is MDDEPIVRRGIQTFIDFEALSIDKVYEASNGEEALQIFKRELPDLVLADINMPKMNGLEFAAKSKGIKENVKIAFITGYDYFDYAVAALKTGVDDYILKPVSKKDIYELLQNLITKIRNEKVDDEVKTVIKDLANSSGVKEDCGYQAKLHQLIEENISNSNLNLVFLADQMGLSVGYLSGLFKKLFNVSFKEYVLSNRMERAKILLLSTEMKNYEIAEIIGFQDPNYFSACFKKWYGESPGKYREKVKE
- a CDS encoding pentapeptide MXKDX repeat protein, which encodes MKRLKVLVVALIVVLGVVGCTKQTQMKQEDTMNHTNSDKMKDDHKSEDKMEDQMKDDKMSEDEMKNDEMKDDNMSEDKMENDEMKDDNMSDDQMEEQVMNKGREATLFSLQDLDGNTHALSDYNGEKVYVKFWASWCSICLAGLDELNTLSGEDNDFKVLTVVSPGHKGEQSVEDFVNWFAGLEGVENITVLLDEGGEISKAYGVRGYPTSVYIGSDGILVKTLPGHNGNEQIKSSFEEIY
- a CDS encoding abortive infection system antitoxin AbiGi family protein, with amino-acid sequence MGRISAGSVFHFTDSFEKLRDIIENNCFKPRCVIEKRKQEEIAIPMVCFCDLPLSQMGEHIKKYGNYGVGLRKEWAAKQSISPVMYEAINPSKENAFDVVLKKANNIGDETLLERMKYFSWYIKSYDGYDTTKDFVQFYNEREWRYIPPYEALCEASYFPSIFSKNLKEIQSQFNHNQSKNFNLTFQLEDITYFFISYEWELESLASIMTLDKDQEMSLLSRVIWTKDLLEDF
- a CDS encoding alpha-glycosidase → MITREAIYHVPKGSYCYAYDENTMHIKLRTKKDDCDQVFLAYGDPYNWVTEEVDGKKENRWDKDEIPMEKVGTTQLYDYWFIAIQPERKRLRYGFLCKNATDCVFYGDNGIYEVENGQSADDTSEYIAFPYMNPVDIFQGPEWVKDTVWYQIFPERFCNGNKENDPEGALPWGSTEPTPNNFFGGDLEGIINKLDYLKDLGVTGVYFTPLFVSPSNHKYDTTDYMEIDPSFGTKEVLKKLIEEAHKRGIKVMLDAVYNHAGWTFGPWQDVLKNGEQSKYKDWFYINRFPLFPKGIDPFNLPAHGEGDYRDLGYDTFAYTPFMPKFNTENPEVRQYLLDVSTYYAKEFNIDAWRLDVANEISHDFWKDFRKAVKAVNPDLYIVGEVWHESSAWLRGDQFDSVMNYPLGNAIINFLAKGKIDAEEFGDRLVDQMHRYSENINEVMFNLLDSHDTPRLLTQCKNNKDTFKLAYVIQLSQMGSPCIYYGTEIGLDGEHDPGCRKCMIWDKEKQDRKIFKHMQTLLQLRKDYPAICRGSLHIMDTDAKKNVITYMKQYKGEKVYYLINNNSEKNTITLPQELVDQKVKDLYNGKDLSLDISLTLEAYGFKIIKL